In one Trichosurus vulpecula isolate mTriVul1 chromosome 8, mTriVul1.pri, whole genome shotgun sequence genomic region, the following are encoded:
- the GJD2 gene encoding gap junction delta-2 protein, protein MGEWTILERLLEAAVQQHSTMIGRILLTVVVIFRILIVAIVGETVYDDEQTMFVCNTLQPGCNQACYDRAFPISHIRYWVFQIIMVCTPSLCFITYSVHQSAKQRERRYSTVFLALDRDPPESIGGPGGAGGGGSGGGKREDNKKLQNAIVNGVLQNTENTSKENEPDCLEVKELAPHPSGLRTAARSKLRRQEGISRFYIIQVVFRNALEIGFLVGQYFLYGFSVPGLYECDRYPCIKEVECYVSRPTEKTVFLVFMFAVSGICVVLNLAELNHLGWRKIKLAVRGAQAKRKSVYEIRNKDLPRVSVPNFGRTQSSDSAYV, encoded by the exons ATGGGGGAATGGACCATCTTAGAGAGGCTGCTGGAAGCCGCCGTACAGCAACATTCCACTATGATTGGGAG GATCCTGCTGACAGTGGTGGTGATCTTCCGCATCCTCATCGTGGCCATAGTGGGTGAGACAGTGTATGATGATGAGCAGACCATGTTTGTGTGCAATACCCTGCAGCCAGGCTGCAACCAAGCCTGCTATGACAGAGCCTTCCCCATCTCTCATATACGCTACTGGGTCTTCCAGATCATCATGGTGTGCACCCCTAGCCTCTGCTTCATCACCTACTCAGTGCACCAGTCTGCCAAACAGAGGGAACGCCGTTACTCTACTGTCTTCCTCGCCCTGGACAGGGACCCTCCTGAGTCGATTGGGGGTCCTggaggagctgggggtgggggcagtggtGGGGGCAAGCGCGAAGACAATAAGAAGCTGCAAAATGCCATTGTAAATGGAGTACTACAGAACACagaaaatactagcaaggagaatGAGCCAGACTGTCTAGAGGTTAAGGAGTTGGCCCCACACCCATCAGGGCTGCGCACAGCAGCACGCTCCAAGCTCCGTCGGCAAGAGGGCATCTCCCGCTTCTACATTATCCAGGTGGTTTTCCGTAATGCCCTAGAAATTGGGTTCCTGGTAGGCCAATACTTCCTTTATGGCTTCAGTGTCCCTGGACTGTATGAATGTGACCGCTACCCCTGTATCAAGGAGGTAGAATGCTATGTTTCCCGGCCCACAGAGAAAACAGTCTTCCTTGTATTCATGTTTGCTGTGAGTGGCATCTGTGTTGTCCTCAATCTGGCTGAACTCAACCACCTGGGCTGGCGCAAGATTAAGCTGGCTGTGCGTGGTGCACAGGCCAAGAGGAAGTCAGTCTATGAGATCCGCAACAAGGACCTGCCTCGGGTCAGTGTTCCCAATTTTGGCAGGACTCAATCAAGTGACTCTGCCTATGTGTGA